In Bacteroidota bacterium, the following are encoded in one genomic region:
- a CDS encoding LexA family transcriptional regulator: MYFSNNIKFLRKRKNRTQDDVAFALEMKRSTLSGYENEVAQPSIQALIAFSKYFNIAIDTLIKVDLSQLPESQMSQLEKGYDIYISGSTLRVLATTINDDNEENIELVTEKAKAGYANGFSDPEYIRVLPTFHLPFLSKERKYRAFQISGDSMHPIPDGSWVIGEYVQNWNLIKNKHAYILLTQDEGIVFKVVENKIEKEKKLTLHSLNSFFKPYDVLVSQIREIWKFVYYFSSEMPEPNIEKEDLAETIRTLKKEVKAIQTKLNL, from the coding sequence ATGTACTTCAGCAATAATATAAAATTCCTCCGAAAACGCAAAAACCGCACGCAAGACGATGTGGCTTTCGCCCTGGAGATGAAGCGTTCGACTCTGAGCGGATATGAAAATGAAGTGGCCCAACCCAGTATCCAGGCACTGATTGCATTCTCAAAATACTTTAATATTGCCATCGACACGCTGATCAAAGTTGACCTTTCACAACTTCCTGAAAGCCAAATGTCGCAACTGGAAAAGGGATATGACATCTATATATCCGGAAGCACCTTGCGAGTGCTGGCAACCACCATAAACGATGACAACGAAGAAAACATCGAGTTGGTCACTGAAAAAGCCAAGGCAGGTTATGCCAATGGATTTTCCGATCCGGAATATATTAGAGTGTTGCCGACATTTCACCTGCCATTTCTGTCAAAAGAAAGAAAGTACCGTGCCTTCCAGATCAGCGGTGATTCCATGCATCCCATACCCGATGGTTCATGGGTCATCGGAGAATATGTCCAAAACTGGAACCTGATAAAAAATAAGCACGCATATATCCTCCTCACCCAGGATGAAGGCATCGTGTTTAAAGTGGTTGAGAACAAAATTGAAAAAGAGAAGAAACTCACCCTGCATTCACTCAATTCCTTCTTTAAACCTTATGATGTGTTGGTAAGCCAAATCAGGGAAATATGGAAATTCGTTTACTATTTCAGTTCGGAAATGCCCGAACCCAATATTGAAAAGGAAGACCTGGCCGAAACCATCCGCACGCTGAAAAAGGAAGTTAAAGCCATCCAGACCAAATTAAACCTGTAA
- the dinB gene encoding DNA polymerase IV, with product MVTDHRSIVHIDLDSFFVSVERLQNPKLIGKPVLIGGTSDRGVVASCSYEARKFGVSSAMPMKMAKNLCHDAIIIKGDMELYSKYSNVVTQIIADESPLFEKASIDEHYIDITGMDRFFGYYKWTQDLRKKIILNTGLPISSGLSVNKTVSKMATGEAKPNGELFVPEENVRPFMFPLSIRKIPMIGNKTYQLLRSMGIVTIETLSKIPVEMMEKVMGKNGIIIWKKANGIDPTPVIQYSEAKSISTERTFDKDTIDVARLKEILTAMVEKISFELRQAQKLTACLTVKIRYSNFDTETLQRQIPYSSFDHELIPVAQDLFKQLYKRRMLVRLIGVRFSHLVPGVQQLNLFESTPEMTSLYMAMDKIRNRYGRHVLKRAICF from the coding sequence ATGGTTACCGATCATCGCAGTATTGTTCATATTGACCTGGATTCATTCTTTGTTTCAGTAGAGCGTCTGCAAAATCCGAAACTTATCGGAAAGCCTGTTCTTATTGGTGGCACTTCCGACAGGGGCGTTGTAGCGAGTTGCAGCTATGAAGCCCGCAAATTTGGTGTCAGCTCGGCAATGCCGATGAAAATGGCAAAAAATTTATGCCACGATGCCATTATCATCAAAGGAGATATGGAGCTATACAGTAAATATTCAAACGTCGTCACCCAAATCATTGCCGACGAATCACCATTATTTGAGAAAGCTTCCATTGATGAACATTATATTGATATTACAGGAATGGATCGTTTCTTTGGCTATTATAAATGGACGCAGGATCTGAGGAAGAAAATCATCCTGAATACCGGCCTGCCCATTTCTTCAGGACTTTCAGTTAATAAAACCGTTTCAAAGATGGCCACCGGCGAAGCCAAACCCAACGGGGAGCTTTTTGTGCCGGAAGAGAATGTCAGACCATTCATGTTCCCGCTTTCTATCAGGAAGATTCCCATGATCGGCAATAAAACATACCAGTTATTGAGGTCAATGGGTATAGTTACTATTGAAACACTCAGTAAAATCCCGGTGGAGATGATGGAAAAGGTAATGGGCAAGAATGGTATCATCATCTGGAAAAAAGCCAATGGCATTGACCCTACACCTGTCATCCAATACTCCGAAGCCAAATCTATCAGCACCGAACGAACCTTCGACAAAGATACCATTGATGTGGCCCGGCTCAAAGAGATACTGACTGCAATGGTTGAAAAAATTTCGTTTGAGTTACGGCAGGCACAGAAACTCACGGCATGCCTTACTGTCAAGATCAGGTATTCAAATTTTGATACGGAAACACTTCAAAGACAGATACCGTATTCATCTTTCGATCATGAATTGATTCCAGTGGCTCAGGATCTGTTTAAACAATTGTATAAACGAAGGATGCTGGTCAGGCTGATAGGGGTGAGGTTCAGCCACCTCGTACCCGGT
- a CDS encoding four helix bundle protein, giving the protein MTDKERIKSYRDLEIYNLSFTLAIEVHQMTLKLPKYELFELGSQIRRSSKSIISNIVEGYGRKRYQADFIRFLIFAHASCDETISHLRMIHEIHFKDKYLIDLIQQYCQLSKMIFSFTDYVEQNWK; this is encoded by the coding sequence ATGACAGATAAAGAAAGAATCAAAAGTTACAGAGATCTGGAAATTTATAATTTATCATTTACGTTGGCCATAGAAGTTCACCAAATGACACTTAAATTACCTAAATATGAACTATTTGAACTTGGAAGCCAGATCAGAAGATCATCAAAAAGTATTATATCAAATATTGTTGAAGGGTATGGAAGAAAAAGATATCAGGCAGATTTTATCAGATTTTTAATCTTCGCTCATGCTTCATGTGATGAAACAATTTCTCATTTAAGAATGATTCATGAAATTCATTTCAAAGACAAATATCTAATAGATCTCATTCAACAATATTGTCAACTCAGTAAAATGATTTTTTCATTTACAGATTATGTGGAACAAAATTGGAAATGA
- a CDS encoding exonuclease domain-containing protein — protein sequence MYAVIDVETTGLSARFEKITEIAIFIHDGHSIIEAFVTLINPEKIIPYRITQMTGINNKMVEVAPRFLEVAKKIIELTEDKVLVGHNVAFDYNFLKQEFGNLGYDYKREKICTAKLSRKIIPFRKSYGLGNLCKDMNINNPNRHRAAGDATATARLFELLISVDPEAVNGINKFPDTIIDRDKLNHLPEAPGVYYFYNADGDIIYVGKSVNIYQRVLSHFSNNTIKKEIEMKNNIADVSFELTGNDLVAMLLESDEIKKHKPFYNTSLRRSVFTYGLFDFIDDKGYLRLKIDKNDGTFVPLLSYTSQIEAKEHLFSLVEKFGLCQKLCGLYKSRGACFQYHIRQCNGACICEESAEDYNQKVGLAIKPYLFDHSSFLVIDKIYRIRVY from the coding sequence ATGTATGCTGTCATAGATGTTGAAACAACCGGACTGAGTGCCCGTTTTGAAAAAATCACCGAGATTGCCATCTTTATCCATGATGGTCATAGTATCATAGAGGCGTTTGTGACACTCATCAATCCGGAGAAGATCATTCCATACCGCATCACGCAAATGACAGGAATCAATAATAAAATGGTTGAAGTCGCTCCGAGGTTCCTTGAGGTTGCAAAAAAAATCATCGAACTCACCGAGGACAAAGTACTGGTCGGTCATAATGTAGCTTTTGACTATAATTTCCTGAAGCAGGAATTCGGCAATCTTGGCTATGATTATAAACGTGAAAAGATATGCACTGCCAAGCTGAGCAGGAAAATCATACCCTTCCGTAAATCTTACGGATTGGGGAATCTGTGCAAGGACATGAATATCAATAATCCAAACCGGCATCGTGCTGCAGGTGATGCAACAGCAACAGCACGTCTTTTTGAATTGCTGATTTCCGTCGATCCCGAAGCAGTGAATGGTATAAACAAGTTCCCGGATACCATCATTGACCGCGATAAACTCAATCACTTGCCCGAAGCACCCGGCGTTTATTATTTTTATAATGCAGACGGAGATATCATTTATGTCGGAAAAAGTGTAAACATATACCAGCGTGTGCTGTCACATTTCAGCAATAATACAATTAAAAAGGAAATCGAGATGAAAAATAACATTGCCGATGTGAGTTTCGAGCTGACCGGTAATGACCTCGTTGCAATGCTCCTTGAATCGGATGAAATAAAAAAACACAAACCATTTTACAATACATCCCTGCGAAGGTCGGTGTTTACCTATGGCCTTTTCGATTTTATTGATGACAAAGGTTATCTCCGATTAAAAATCGATAAAAACGACGGTACATTCGTTCCTCTTCTCTCCTATACCTCACAAATTGAGGCCAAAGAGCATTTATTTTCACTGGTTGAAAAGTTTGGATTATGCCAGAAGCTGTGTGGATTATATAAATCCAGGGGAGCCTGTTTTCAGTACCACATCAGGCAATGTAATGGTGCATGCATCTGTGAGGAAAGTGCTGAAGATTACAATCAAAAGGTCGGCCTGGCTATAAAACCGTACCTGTTCGATCACTCCAGTTTCCTGGTCATCGATAAAATATATCGGATTCGGGTTTATTGA